The Oncorhynchus nerka isolate Pitt River linkage group LG12, Oner_Uvic_2.0, whole genome shotgun sequence genome contains the following window.
ATGAACCACTTCTTGACTGTGGCTAGTTTAAATAGGCCAGAGAGCATTGGTGGAGTACACACTAAGCACGGTTGTCTATGTAAATCTCGTTCCTGTTCTTAACCAACTTAACCACATACACCTGATACCAGTGGATACAAAATGTGTGTTGCCTTAGACTGATATGACAAGTAAAGCAACTTCTCAGAAAGAAGAGCCCACCTCCGTTGACGGCAGGCTGTTCCATCAGAGCATATGCTGAAGCCTTGACAAATGCAGACATGAAGCCCAGCTTGATGTTGTGTTTCTTCAGGAAAGCGTCTTTGTAGGCCTTCCTCATCTCACTGATGTTGCTGTGGAGAGAATTAGGCTCTCATATCGATCGCAAACATGCATTACACTCAATCTTTTCAACCAAACTTTAAAAAACTATACTAATTTTTTCAGTAAAAGTTCAGCTTCTCCAGGTCAGGGTGATCGAGTGCTATTGACACTGGGCTAATGTTTCACCATCGCTCATTTCTCCCCTGTATGATGAAAAAGGCCTCTTGTATCTctttttatttgtttgttttcccGTCTCTAACCTGGTTTAAAGTCTAAAGTTTCTTCGCTAACGGCATTAGCCTCTCCCAAGGCactgagaaaggagagaagaagcGATAAAAATCTTCACTTTCCAAAACCCTCTAAATCTAACTGGCCTGTCATAAAAACCCATATCGGTTGGGGCAGCTCGTCCACTCAGAGCGCAGGTCTCTGTGGGCCCCAGTAGAAGCTctggtctcctggtctgacaGCTCCTTCGGCTATAGATGAGCCCAGGCCTGGAAGTCTTCTTCCAGACCATCAATGCCAATTCAAATAGAATGCAGAGAAACCCCTGAACCCCTGAAAGCTGACACCCCACATTTGCAAAGGAAAATAAATCCTCAAAGTGTAATCTTTAGTACAGGAGTCATTTCCTTGCAAATTAATAAAGCCCCTGTTTTAAGAAATCTTATCTTTGTTTTCACCAATATTAGGACCAAATATTTACATTCCATCGTTTAAGAGGAGATCTGGCTTCAAAAAGCGTATCCCATTGAGCAGATTCCAATCTCTAATCATTATCTGTATGGCCTCAGCTTGAATAGCATTTCTTTACTTCTGACTTTACTTTATCTAGACACCTTTATTTTAGACAGGACATATAATCCCTAATATAAATGTATACATTTATATAAGTGAATCTGTTGTACTGAAAGTGTAGTGGTAATGTTTAATATGTTCTGGATGAGTAATCAGCTCCTTTAAGACCCATTTCCTATCTAATTATGTTACTAGAGATAGGGCTTGATTATGTAGGACAGCTATTCTGTTATTGCCTACCTCATGTCGACCTCATTAAATGTTGTCAACATAGCGCAGGTGTTCTGGGCTTCCTTCAGTCTCTGGGCGATTCTCAGACGCATACGGTTCATCTTCACCTGagacagaaaaaaaagaaaaagaaaatatTTAAAGAATTTTCACAGAAATATTTTACCTTAAGAGAAAACATCACAACAGCTATGCATTCTATCAGACACTGTTTTTGGATACCAACACTATGGTCTGAGCCATAGTGAATATTAAGAATAATGTTCCTTTACTGCAGTATTCCTGATTATGATGCCTCACCCTGTGCTCTGTCCTGACTGGTTTACCCCCTCCATCTGTGACAGCGGCTggggcagcaggagcagcagtggGTTTGATGGCTGAAACTGTACCGAACAGACAGGTGAACAGGAGTTGTTAGTGCCACGCCACATCTTCTTAGCCATTACCAAGTGTCACTGTCAACAGGCAAGGGCCAAGTGATTTATCCTATTTCCATAATCAACAGTAAACACTGGACAGGTTAAATACTTCTCACTTGACATTGAGTTCATTGAGTGGCTGACAGACTAACCTGGTGTGGCAAAGATGGCAGCTCCTGGGACAGGTGGCACTGGGGGCATAGTGGTAGGGATGGGGCCCACTgcagagggagcaggagagggcgttgtggctgcatcatgggggggtggaggagcggctactactgctgctgcggCCTCTGCAGCTTGGGCAGCAACAACTGAGGAGAGAAAGGTATAAGAATGCATTAGGCAATAGCAATGGGTTTACTTTCTAGGTAAGTATAATTTGTAAGTATAATCTAATAGCTGTAAACACAACATCTCCCATGCGTCTTGAATTTAGAAGATTTTTTATGTGGTCCTACCATAGACATGGTAAACTCGGTGGTACTGACCTCCTTTCCGGAGTTTGAAGAGAACCTGCCCTCCCTCGACCTTCTCCCCATCAGGGACCAGGAGCTCCTCAATCACCCCAGCAGCAGGAGACGGCACCTGCACTGATGTCTGTGGAGCGAGACAAAACATCAAGGACCATGCATGATACATCAAACTTTCCGTGGGTCTGTTATTCTAACCATCTACAGTTAACTGTTAGTTTACTATAAAAGGCTGTTGTGAAAATGGCAGTTCAAAGGGTGATTCAGCGACCATTAAATACCTTGTCCGTCTCAATTTCGCAAACCACCTCATCCTCTTTGACAGAATCACCAACCGCTGTAAAGAGAGAGTTGCATTAAGCGTGGCAAACAGAAATATCTACCTGGCTGCAACCAGGTAGATCTGAATGAGCACAAGAATCAGAGACAAACATACGTTACTGTACCTTTCTCCCACCTCACATCCCCCTCTGTGACAGACTCTGCAAATGCAGGTGTCTTTACTGTGATGACTTCATTCCCTAAAAGAAGGAGACAACACAATACTGACTTAATACAACTCTTGTAGTGTTACACAGAATCACATTACTGCTTAGATCACAAGGGTCAAATAAACAGATGGGAGTCCAGGCTAATACATACTGCAAGCTACAGATGTCTTGAAGTATCTGATTTGGAAGATGCTGGACCTGGCTTCACATTTCCTACAAATAAAATACAGTCAATACAGAAAGTATAACTGCATAATACAAGGCTAAAACACAGCTAAAGCAATGTTTCAATGACAAGACAGGTCAATGGTGTAGCTATAATACTTACGTAGGGTTATTGACAGTGACACTACAGCTAGCTGACAATCCTGCAGGACAGATGACAGCAGTACTCAGTTCTAGCGCAGAATCTCAAaagtcactgaacaaaaatataaataggcaacatgcaacaatttcaaatattttactgagctacagttcatatagggctcccgagtggtgcggcagtctaaggcactgcatctcagtgctagaggtgtcactagacaccctggttcgaaatcaggctgtatcacaactggtcctgattgggagtcccatagggcggtgcacaatttgcccagcatcgtccaggtttggccggtgtaggccatcattgtaaataagaatttgttcttaactggacttgcctagttaaataaagtttacatTAAAAAACACAAATTAATTTAAATAAAGAAATTAGTCAAATTCATTAggctatggatttcacatgactgatgatacagatatgcatcagttggtcacagataccttaaaaaaaaagtaGGGCGGTGGATCAGAAAACAAGCCTCACGCACTGTGACACATCTTcattgcatagagttgatcaagctgttgattgtggcctgtggaatgttgtcccactcctcttcaatggccgtgcaaagttgctggatattggcggaaactggaacacgctgttgtacatatcgacccagagcatcccaaacatgctcaatgggtgacatgtttggtgagtatgcaggccatggaactgggaaatgttcagcttccaggaatttttgtacagatccttgtgacggGGCCGTGCAGGTGAGGTGATgacagcggatgaatggcacaacaatgggcctctaAACCTTGTCACGTATCTCTGTACATCCAAATTGACattgataaaatacaattgtgttcgttgtccgtaggttatgcctgcccataccgtaACCTCACCGCCACCATGGCACAACTTTGaaatcagcaaaccactcgcccacacgacgtcATACGTCTGCCCTGTACGGTTGAAACTGgtattcatccgtgaagagcacacttctccagcggccatcgaaggtgagtattttcccactgaagtagtttacaacgccgaactgcagtctgGTCAATACCTTGGTGAAGATGACAAGCATGCAGTTGAGCTTCCCTGTGCCGGTTTCTGACAGATCTTttattgtgcaaacccacagtttaatcagctgtccgggtggctggtctcagatgatccagcAGGTGaaaaagccagatgtggaggtcctgggctggcgtggttacatgtggtctgctgttgtgaggctgACTGGACACACTGCCAAATTCGCTAAAACGACGTatagtaaagaaattaacattacattatctaacaacagctctgttggacattcctgtagtcagcatgccaattgcactctccctcaaaatgtgagacatctgtggcattgtgttgtgacaaaactacacattttagagtggccttttattgtccccagcacaaggtgcacctgtgtaatgaccatgctgtttattcagcttcttgatatgctacacctttAAGGTGgatcttggaaaaggagaaatgctaactgacagggatgtaaacaaatttgtgcacaaaattctaaagaaataagctttttgtgcatatggaacatttctgg
Protein-coding sequences here:
- the LOC115138501 gene encoding dihydrolipoyllysine-residue succinyltransferase component of 2-oxoglutarate dehydrogenase complex, mitochondrial-like isoform X2 → MTPDSPGINVSARRAVPGLSASCSVTVNNPTKCEARSSIFQIRYFKTSVACRNEVITVKTPAFAESVTEGDVRWEKAVGDSVKEDEVVCEIETDKTSVQVPSPAAGVIEELLVPDGEKVEGGQVLFKLRKGVVAAQAAEAAAAVVAAPPPPHDAATTPSPAPSAVGPIPTTMPPVPPVPGAAIFATPVSAIKPTAAPAAPAAVTDGGGKPVRTEHRVKMNRMRLRIAQRLKEAQNTCAMLTTFNEVDMSNISEMRKAYKDAFLKKHNIKLGFMSAFVKASAYALMEQPAVNGVIDDTTKEIVYRDYVDISVAVATPKGLVVPVIRGVEGMNFADIEKTINELGEKARKNELAVEDMDGGTFTISNGGVFGSMFGTPIINPPQSAILGMHGIFERPVAIEGKVEIRPMMYVALTYDHRLIDGREAVTFLRKIKTVVEDPRVLLLDM
- the LOC115138501 gene encoding dihydrolipoyllysine-residue succinyltransferase component of 2-oxoglutarate dehydrogenase complex, mitochondrial-like isoform X1, whose protein sequence is MLSYSRCLTRNFGRSLSVFRQGINVSARRAVPGLSASCSVTVNNPTKCEARSSIFQIRYFKTSVACRNEVITVKTPAFAESVTEGDVRWEKAVGDSVKEDEVVCEIETDKTSVQVPSPAAGVIEELLVPDGEKVEGGQVLFKLRKGVVAAQAAEAAAAVVAAPPPPHDAATTPSPAPSAVGPIPTTMPPVPPVPGAAIFATPVSAIKPTAAPAAPAAVTDGGGKPVRTEHRVKMNRMRLRIAQRLKEAQNTCAMLTTFNEVDMSNISEMRKAYKDAFLKKHNIKLGFMSAFVKASAYALMEQPAVNGVIDDTTKEIVYRDYVDISVAVATPKGLVVPVIRGVEGMNFADIEKTINELGEKARKNELAVEDMDGGTFTISNGGVFGSMFGTPIINPPQSAILGMHGIFERPVAIEGKVEIRPMMYVALTYDHRLIDGREAVTFLRKIKTVVEDPRVLLLDM